The proteins below are encoded in one region of Fusarium oxysporum f. sp. lycopersici 4287 supercont2.58 genomic scaffold, whole genome shotgun sequence:
- a CDS encoding MFS transporter, SP family, general alpha glucoside:H+ symporter: MGISEKEEPVSAAEIETQKHTINHQADLDHKAEIAQFKGDAIEAENAEFNMGVLEAVRAYPMATLWAFIMSCTIIMESYCVFLMGNFIALPKFAQDYGVYSENVNKYVITGPWQSALQCCGPVGALIGVTIAGPITSRIGYRWATIGGLMLLNAFIFVFFFANSLSVMVAAQVLEGIPWGIFIANAPAYCSEIVPMRLRAPATQMLQMFWAIGSIIVNGVAYHYNGLEEKAAYRVPIALQWMFPTPLAILIFLAPESPWWLTRRGRYEDAVKAVARLGRSTVVKNHEESVAMMRRTIELEKSEKEPSYLELFKGTDRYRTLIVCGVYAAQNLTGNLIANQATYFFEQAGMTTNTAFALGLITSALQMIFVMLSWILTTYIGRRTIYVWGSFINVLFLLALGIAGTVEKSNASSLAQASLGLIVSVLFTLGPAPVSYAIIGETSAIRLRPLTTGIGRASYYLVNIPCIFLSSYMLNPKEANLGGKCGYVWAGTGFVCFVMSWIWLPEFKGRSYREIDILFNRRVQARKWSKTVVDPNDDE, from the exons ATGGGTATCTCTGAAAAAGAGGAGCCAGTCTCCGCCGCTGAGATTGAGACCCAGAAGCACACCATCAACCACCAGGCAGACCTCGATCACAAGGCTGAAATCGCCCAATTCAAAGGCGATGCCATCGAGGCTGAAAATGCCGAATTCAACATGGGTGTCCTCGAGGCCGTGCGTGCCTATCCCATGGCTACCCTCTGGGCATTCATCATGTCGTGCACCATT ATCATGGAGTCGTACTGCGTCTTCCTGATGGGAAACTTCATCGCCCTGCCCAAGTTCGCACAGGACTACGGTGTCTACAGCGAAAACGTCAACAAGTATGTCATCACCGGTCCTTGGCAGTCTGCCCTTCAGTGCTGCGGTCCCGTCGGTGCTCTTATTGGCGTCACTATTGCTGGCCCGATTACTAGCCGCATTGGTTACCGCTGGGCCACTATCGGAGGTTTGATGCTTCTTAACGCCTTTATCTTcgttttcttctttgccaaTTCGCTGTCTGTTATGGTAGCGGCCCAGGTCCTCGAGGGTATTCCATGGGGTATCTTTATCGCCAATGCCCCTGCATATTGCAGTGAGATTGTCCCCATGAGACTGCGTGCCCCTGCAACCCAGATGTTGCAGATGTTCTGGGCTATCGGTTCTATCATCGTTAACGGCGTGGCGTACCATTACAATGGGCTCGAGGAGAAGGCAGCATACAG GGTCCCCATCGCTCTGCAGTGGATGTTCCCAACACCCCTTGCTATCCTGATCTTCCTCGCCCCTGAATCTCCATGGTGGCTCACCCGTCGCGGCCGATACGAAGATGCCGTCAAGGCTGTCGCCCGCCTTGGTCGCAGCACTGTGGTCAAGAACCATGAGGAGTCCGTTGCTATGATGCGTCGAACTATCGAGCTCGAAAAGTCCGAGAAGGAACCTAGCTACCTCGAGCTTTTCAAGGGAACCGACCGTTACCGAACCCTTATTGTGTGCGGTGTATATGCTGCCCAGAACTTGACCGGCAATCTGATTGCTAACCAGGCCACCTATTTCTTTGAGC AGGCTGGTATGACCACAAACACTGCTTTCGCCCTCGGACTTATCACTTCTGCTCTGCAAATGATCTTTGTCATGTTGTCTTGGATTCTGACTACCTACATTGGTCGACGCACCATCTACGTCTGGGGCTCATTCATCAACGTCTTATTCCTTCTCGCCTTGGGTATTGCAGGTACTGTTGAGAAGAGCAACGCGTCCTCGTTGGCTCAAGCCTCATTGGGTCTGATCGTGTCTGTTCTCTTCACCCTTGGTCCAGCTCCTGTTTCGTACGCCATCATTGGCGAGACATCAGCTATTCGTCTCAGGCCTCTCACCACAGGTATCGGTCGTGCCAGTTACTACTTGGTTAATATCCCATGCATCTTCCTGTCGAGCTACATGCTCAACCCCAAG GAAGCTAACCTCGGCGGAAAATGTGGTTATGTCTGGGCTGGAACGGGTTTTGTGTGCTTCGTCATGTCGTGGATCTGGCTTCCTGAGTTCAAGGGTCGCTCGTACCGTGAGATCGATATCCTGTTCAACCGCCGCGTCCAGGCTCGCAAGTGGTCCAAGACTGTTGTCGACCCCAACGACGATGAGTAG
- a CDS encoding uncharacterized protein (At least one base has a quality score < 10) — protein sequence MARTFQQEVTPQQTGPSSYSVSPSYDWTMGPALNGGCIAAVIHSVAVKHFTTTLAKYDQPDVLTLHLEYLRYCSTEKLDINILELKRGSSHCTIQLQVLQTEQLKAIGLATSTNFAQSLGPTCNTQWTLNPPPAPRPDFRKVEANEPDLTWVPGLTKGEVFPMGRRIVSLYERGGMQVDGLLDGWNGFTGEFMNATHIAFMCDFMPSMADTLLRNGEMYDGRNNLRKMEEWADKNPGVVLKQAT from the exons ATGGCCAGAACGTTTCAACAGGAGGTCACGCCTCAGCAAACTGGACCATCGTCATACTCTGTATCCCCATCCTATGATTGGACTATGGGCCCAG CTCTAAACGGTGGCTGCATTGCTGCAGTCATTCATTCTGTGGCTGTAAAACATTTCACCACAACCCTCGCCAAGTACGACCAACCTGATGTCCTTACCCTCCATCTCGAATACCTGCGATATTGCAGTACGGAAAAGctcgacatcaacatcctcgaGTTAAAGCGCGGCAGTTCTCACTGCACTATCCAGCTGCAGGTCTTACAGACTGAAcagctcaaggccatcgGTCTTGCAACGTCCACAAACTTCGCTCAATCTCTTGGGCCCACGTGCAATACCCAGTGGACTCTGAACCCTCCTCCTGCGCCTAGACCTGACTTTCGTAAGGTTGAAGCCAACGAGCCTGACCTTACATGGGTTCCCGGACTCACGAAAGGTGAAGTTTTCCCTATGGGCCGCCGTATCGTATCTCTCTATGAGCGAGGCGGAATGCAAGTCGATGGTCTGCTGGATGGGTGGAATGGCTTCACCGGGGAATTCATGAACGCAACGCACATAGCTTTCATGTGCGACTTCATGCCTTCTATGGCAGACACATTACTACGCAACGGAGAAATGTATGATGGGCGAAATAACCTCCGCAAGATGGAAGAGTGGGCAGACAAGAATCCCGGGGTTGTTT TAAAACAAGCCACCTAA